The following are encoded in a window of Candidatus Zixiibacteriota bacterium genomic DNA:
- a CDS encoding T9SS type A sorting domain-containing protein has protein sequence MTCHHPRRRAAIYVYAILGAILLLLTAGVSDAFGAESAHPDWYDQKLADSLGRMAAGLTAAEPTVQQILDSLGTGLDATADVLMFETFGLDPGCGWIELIAEYSGTLNTNAVCWYRVGNKDSSVIIVPGPASAGDTSTFDIGNVDSIGLCLFRAPYTYWYSQKVFNLDAKSHVKFYPTPDPNAFYMFWEDLPFLTDADFNDLVAIFRLPSGLPEVVCRPPVVTSLCDSGTVCFYFTATDPDGDSLLVDINGPGVSESRLAASGIEDSVCIPVAAGGGDFTYDIRTTDNCGAIDSCEVSFTISVNSPPTVSGPDSSVFLCEPDSIRIPLTVTDPDGSAGLFIHVSNGEGRVDQSTWELVVPGSAEGIVTSVVRVVDPCGLFDRDTIYTTVSLNSPPSVDLNNGAPVFQCEPGEICVSYTVSDPDSPQPVIEELLSAFGTIDTAANTVCFTPDTSGTYQIIVKVTDSCGAMDTDTVTVLAEANEPPSITLGNDTTINQCTAAMICLPYSVSDPNGLSGLVEAYISGPGAIDTAANQVCFTPSGDGVHTIIVEVLDPCGETDRDTIAVTVHVNTLPTLDLGPDFELTLCAPQTVCADYTITDPDGDNLDPMLCNGPDDAYFDLPNGRICFPSDTAGVYCLCGFVEDTCGIRDYDTIYITVRYNDPPVVSLGEDRAVAQCAPGEICIEYTVSDLDGSAIVAELLTLAPQGATIDTALDRVCFTPPTAGEYCIAVAATDSCGDTGEDTVCVTVNLNGPPTIDLGADQDIFVCGPQLICIPYGISDPDSGSGLSVVLVSGPGEVDSLNNRICFTPGAAGTSIIIAKVTDSCGAMDTDTVAVTVTFNSNPEIDLGADFTTFQCAPTPICIDYTVSDPDGPAKLTEQAPILPPGAQLDTALNKVCFTPDTAGVYKILMTVSDSCGGAAADTIYITVQLNRPPTLAFGADITRFQCSPTQICVNYTVSDPDGPAKLTEMLQFAPAGAVLDTVANSVCFTPIGSDQFCIGVKVTDSCGLTDADTICVDVTINAPPQLSVPDTVAALLCEADSICIGGIAATDENGNLKSVDITQGIGSIDQGTGILCFDADTMGVYCFEMTALDSCNASDVDTTYVVVQLNQAPSVGITGVPDDLVFEAPTQICFSVDATDPDTDQLFEVTKVEGAGAFSAILGRNAAGAQHCFTADTTGCYRFIFDVADSCGLHDRDTALICVSIDTAFIVCIDTIQALNAELVSVKLRVIETLEMGGFDFLLCYDQTALGFAGITADSAIAEWEYFTFRTGAQTGCFICPSGSIRILGIADMNNGAAHPSEDAYKPKGPLALISFYTTPDRNFIGQCVPIRFCWMVCSDNAISNRDGDTTYLSFTGVADSCFDGDKFTAIRKILFCDGAICIIPPEDDRGDLNLNGIVYDIGDAVLFSNWFIYGNGVWNPLYMQNQILASDVNCDGIVLTLADLILLIRIIAGDASPVNCPDVQPKVVNSDGHAEIIVERGHDRLDVYVQNTVDLGGVFVSLSAEASFGGIEWAELPSGLSRSANVDGSVLRALIVRDTSGGSMPAGRHLLFGVALPANADLEAFEAQAGDPDGAIVTAEVTVAGAGSRPGSYQLQQNYPNPFNAGTTIRFHLPQTSDWRLTIYNVLGQPVRRFEGAAGLGWVSVNWLGDRADGHPVGTGIYFARLEASGFVASRKMLLLK, from the coding sequence CGCCACGGCAGACGTTCTGATGTTCGAGACGTTCGGCCTGGACCCGGGGTGCGGCTGGATCGAGTTGATCGCCGAGTATTCCGGCACGCTGAATACCAATGCCGTCTGTTGGTATCGTGTCGGGAACAAGGACAGTTCTGTCATCATTGTCCCCGGCCCGGCCAGCGCCGGCGACACATCGACGTTCGACATCGGCAATGTCGATTCCATCGGGCTGTGTCTCTTTCGTGCCCCCTATACATATTGGTATTCGCAAAAAGTCTTCAACCTCGATGCAAAATCGCACGTCAAGTTTTACCCGACGCCCGATCCGAACGCCTTCTACATGTTTTGGGAGGATCTCCCCTTCCTGACCGACGCCGACTTCAATGATCTGGTCGCCATCTTCCGTCTCCCCAGCGGTCTGCCGGAAGTGGTGTGCCGTCCCCCCGTTGTGACGAGTCTGTGCGACTCCGGAACGGTATGCTTTTACTTTACCGCGACCGATCCCGACGGTGATTCGCTCTTAGTCGACATCAACGGTCCCGGCGTGTCCGAGTCGCGTCTGGCCGCCAGCGGCATCGAGGACTCCGTGTGCATCCCGGTCGCGGCCGGGGGCGGCGACTTTACCTATGACATCCGTACGACCGACAACTGCGGCGCCATCGACAGTTGTGAAGTGAGTTTCACGATATCGGTCAATTCTCCGCCGACGGTCTCCGGACCCGATTCCAGCGTCTTTTTGTGCGAACCCGACTCCATTCGCATTCCGCTGACGGTCACTGATCCCGACGGCTCCGCCGGACTCTTCATCCATGTGTCCAACGGCGAGGGTCGGGTCGATCAGAGCACCTGGGAGCTGGTCGTTCCCGGCAGCGCCGAAGGCATCGTCACATCGGTCGTGCGCGTAGTCGATCCCTGCGGGCTGTTTGACCGTGACACGATTTATACGACGGTCAGTCTGAATTCGCCGCCGTCGGTGGACCTCAACAACGGCGCGCCGGTCTTTCAGTGCGAGCCCGGCGAGATTTGCGTCTCGTATACCGTCAGCGATCCGGACAGTCCCCAGCCGGTCATCGAGGAATTGCTCAGCGCGTTCGGAACGATCGATACTGCCGCCAACACGGTCTGCTTTACCCCGGACACGTCGGGCACATACCAGATCATCGTCAAGGTGACCGATTCCTGCGGAGCGATGGACACCGACACGGTCACGGTGCTGGCCGAAGCCAACGAGCCGCCGTCGATCACGCTGGGAAACGACACGACGATCAATCAGTGCACGGCGGCCATGATATGTTTGCCGTATTCGGTCTCCGATCCCAATGGGTTGTCGGGTCTTGTGGAAGCGTACATCAGCGGTCCCGGCGCGATCGATACGGCCGCCAATCAGGTGTGTTTCACACCGTCCGGCGATGGCGTGCACACCATCATCGTCGAAGTCCTCGATCCCTGCGGGGAGACCGACCGCGATACGATCGCGGTGACGGTGCATGTCAACACGTTGCCGACGCTCGACTTGGGGCCGGATTTCGAACTGACGCTCTGCGCGCCGCAGACCGTATGCGCCGACTACACGATCACCGATCCCGACGGCGACAACCTCGACCCGATGCTGTGCAACGGCCCCGATGACGCCTACTTCGATTTGCCCAACGGCCGGATTTGCTTCCCCAGCGACACCGCCGGGGTCTACTGCCTCTGCGGCTTTGTCGAAGACACCTGCGGCATCCGCGACTATGACACCATCTATATCACCGTTCGCTACAACGATCCGCCGGTCGTGTCGCTCGGCGAGGACCGCGCCGTCGCGCAGTGTGCCCCCGGCGAGATTTGCATCGAGTACACGGTGAGCGACCTAGACGGATCGGCAATTGTCGCTGAGCTGCTCACGTTGGCGCCGCAGGGCGCAACCATCGACACGGCGCTTGACCGTGTGTGCTTTACGCCACCGACGGCGGGCGAATACTGTATTGCGGTGGCCGCCACCGATTCCTGCGGCGACACCGGCGAGGACACTGTCTGCGTGACGGTCAACCTGAACGGGCCGCCGACAATCGATCTGGGAGCGGATCAGGATATTTTCGTCTGCGGGCCGCAACTCATCTGCATCCCTTACGGCATTAGCGATCCGGATAGCGGTTCGGGGCTGAGCGTGGTGCTCGTCTCCGGACCGGGCGAGGTCGACTCGCTGAACAATCGCATCTGTTTCACGCCGGGCGCGGCCGGAACCTCGATCATCATCGCGAAAGTCACCGACTCGTGCGGCGCGATGGATACCGACACGGTCGCGGTGACAGTCACTTTCAACAGCAACCCGGAAATCGATCTCGGCGCCGACTTCACGACGTTCCAATGCGCGCCGACGCCGATCTGTATCGACTACACGGTCAGCGATCCCGACGGTCCGGCGAAGCTCACAGAGCAGGCACCCATTCTGCCGCCCGGCGCGCAGCTCGATACCGCACTGAACAAGGTGTGCTTTACCCCCGATACCGCGGGTGTCTACAAGATTCTGATGACGGTCAGCGACTCATGCGGCGGTGCGGCCGCTGACACCATTTACATCACGGTGCAACTAAACCGCCCGCCCACGCTGGCTTTCGGAGCGGACATCACGCGTTTCCAGTGTTCGCCGACACAGATTTGCGTCAATTACACGGTCTCCGATCCCGACGGTCCCGCCAAGCTGACGGAGATGCTGCAATTTGCTCCGGCGGGCGCGGTGCTCGATACGGTCGCCAATAGTGTCTGCTTCACGCCGATCGGGTCCGACCAATTCTGCATCGGCGTCAAGGTCACCGATTCCTGTGGGCTGACCGACGCCGACACCATTTGTGTGGACGTAACGATCAATGCGCCGCCGCAGTTGTCGGTGCCCGACACGGTGGCCGCCCTGCTCTGCGAAGCCGACTCGATCTGTATCGGCGGCATCGCGGCGACCGACGAGAACGGCAATCTCAAATCCGTCGACATCACGCAGGGCATCGGTAGCATCGATCAGGGGACGGGAATCTTGTGTTTCGATGCCGATACGATGGGAGTCTACTGCTTTGAGATGACGGCGCTGGACTCCTGCAACGCCAGCGACGTGGACACGACCTACGTCGTGGTGCAATTGAATCAGGCGCCCAGCGTGGGCATCACGGGCGTTCCCGACGATCTGGTCTTTGAAGCGCCGACACAAATTTGCTTTTCGGTCGACGCGACCGATCCCGACACCGACCAGCTTTTCGAGGTCACCAAAGTGGAAGGCGCGGGCGCGTTTTCGGCCATCCTGGGACGGAATGCGGCGGGCGCGCAGCACTGTTTCACCGCCGACACGACCGGATGTTATCGTTTCATCTTCGACGTCGCCGATTCCTGCGGGCTGCATGATCGCGACACCGCGCTCATCTGCGTGTCGATCGATACGGCCTTCATCGTTTGCATCGATACGATCCAGGCGCTCAACGCCGAACTGGTCTCCGTCAAACTGCGCGTCATCGAGACACTCGAGATGGGCGGCTTCGACTTCCTGCTGTGCTACGATCAGACGGCGCTCGGGTTTGCCGGGATCACGGCGGACAGCGCGATCGCCGAGTGGGAGTATTTCACCTTCCGTACCGGCGCGCAGACCGGCTGCTTTATCTGCCCGAGCGGGTCGATCCGCATCCTCGGCATCGCGGACATGAACAACGGCGCGGCGCACCCGTCGGAGGACGCCTACAAACCCAAAGGACCATTGGCGCTCATCTCGTTTTACACGACGCCCGATCGCAACTTCATCGGGCAGTGCGTGCCGATCCGGTTTTGCTGGATGGTCTGTTCGGACAACGCCATCTCCAACCGCGACGGCGACACGACGTATCTGTCGTTTACGGGCGTCGCCGATTCGTGTTTCGACGGCGACAAGTTCACGGCAATCCGCAAAATCCTCTTCTGCGACGGCGCGATCTGCATCATCCCGCCCGAGGACGACCGCGGCGATCTCAATCTCAACGGGATCGTCTATGACATCGGCGACGCGGTCCTGTTCTCGAACTGGTTCATCTACGGCAACGGTGTCTGGAATCCGCTGTACATGCAGAACCAGATCCTGGCATCCGACGTCAACTGCGACGGCATCGTGCTGACGCTGGCCGATTTGATCCTGCTGATCCGGATCATCGCCGGCGACGCCAGCCCGGTCAATTGCCCTGATGTGCAGCCGAAGGTTGTCAACTCCGACGGTCACGCGGAGATCATCGTCGAGCGCGGGCACGATCGGCTCGATGTCTATGTACAGAACACCGTCGACTTAGGCGGCGTGTTCGTTTCTCTGTCGGCGGAGGCAAGCTTCGGCGGCATCGAGTGGGCCGAGTTGCCTTCCGGCTTGTCCCGGTCGGCCAATGTTGATGGCAGTGTCCTGCGGGCTCTGATCGTGCGCGACACTTCGGGCGGTTCGATGCCGGCCGGACGGCACCTGCTGTTTGGCGTGGCGCTGCCTGCGAACGCCGACCTCGAAGCGTTCGAAGCGCAGGCGGGAGACCCCGATGGAGCCATCGTCACCGCCGAGGTGACGGTCGCCGGCGCTGGGTCACGGCCGGGGAGCTATCAATTACAGCAGAACTACCCCAATCCGTTCAATGCCGGAACGACGATCCGTTTCCATTTGCCGCAGACATCAGATTGGCGTCTGACCATATATAATGTATTAGGCCAGCCGGTCCGGCGATTTGAGGGTGCGGCCGGGTTGGGATGGGTTTCGGTCAACTGGCTCGGCGATCGGGCCGATGGGCATCCGGTCGGGACGGGGATTTATTTTGCCCGACTCGAAGCATCCGGTTTTGTCGCCAGCCGCAAGATGCTGCTGCTGAAGTAA